Within Candidatus Polarisedimenticolia bacterium, the genomic segment GTTCACGAACAGACCCGATTCTTCCCCACCGAAGCGCTTGGCCAGCTCGATCGCCTCATCGATGACGACGATCGGCGGCGTCTCCTTCTCGTAGAGGAGCTCGTAGACGGCCAGGCGCAGAACGCTTCGATCGACGGCGGCGATCCGGGGAAGCCTCCAGTGGACGAGACCTTCGCGAAGCCGCGCGTCGATCTCGGTGAGATGGTCCGTCGTCCCTTGGACGAGACTCTCCGCGAAACGGCGCGAATCGGCGGGAACCCTCTTTCCCTCCCAGAACGTGGAAGTCGCCTCTTCGAT encodes:
- the nusB gene encoding transcription antitermination factor NusB, which translates into the protein MGERRRGREFALQILFQIDMGGSEIEEATSTFWEGKRVPADSRRFAESLVQGTTDHLTEIDARLREGLVHWRLPRIAAVDRSVLRLAVYELLYEKETPPIVVIDEAIELAKRFGGEESGLFVNGVLDGIRKRLAAPGPAAESNAGSSKT